A stretch of the Zonotrichia albicollis isolate bZonAlb1 chromosome 31, bZonAlb1.hap1, whole genome shotgun sequence genome encodes the following:
- the LOC141725880 gene encoding uncharacterized protein LOC141725880, protein MPRDTEAEQELSMESREEKCPRQNLVEEAVLSSSTAQEANREEKPRRCRTKRGYKRSQRGSEEERASLGREGGRRRSQSSELVLHEQLHGGEKPHTCEECGKSFRENSSLIRHQRIHTGERPYECGECGMCFSRSSYLIRHQRSHTGDRPYECSKCGKRFKTSSHLFQHYRIHREERPFQCPDCGKSSSTTPPSSHTGASTLGRGSTSVINAGRGFRPAPISSGTFGFTERRGPSAVLTAGRDSSATPPSSSTGASTLGRGPTSVPSVGRPSHRALP, encoded by the exons atgccccgggacactgaggcag agcaggagctgagcatggagagcagggaggagaaatgcccgcggcagaacctggtggaagaggccgttttgagcagctccacggcgcaggaagccaacagggaggaaaagccccggagatgccgcacgaAGAGGGGCTACAAACGCAGCCAGCGGggatctgaggaggaaagagccagcctgggccgggaaggcggccggagacggagccagagctcagagctggtgctccatgagcagctccatggtggggagaagccccacacgtgcgaggagtgtgggaagagcttcagagagAACTCCAGcctgatcaggcaccagaggattcacactggagagaggccctacgagtgcgGGGAGTGTGGGATGTGCTTCAGCCGGAGCTCCTAcctgatcaggcaccagaggagccacactggggacaggccctatgagtgttccaagtgtgggaagaggtttaagaccagctcccatctcttccagcactatcggattcacagagaggagaggcccttccaatgccctGACTGCGGGAAGAGTTCAAGtacaactccaccctcgtcacacaccggcgcatccacactggggagaggctctacgagtgtgataaatgcaggaagaggtttccgACCAGCTCCCATCTCTTCCGGCACTTTTggattcacagagaggagaggcccttctgctgtcctgactgcgggaagggattcaagcgcaactccaccctcgtcaagcaccggcgcatccacactggggagaggccctacgagtgtccccagtgtgggaagaccTTCCCACAGAGCTCTACCTTGA